The Brassica oleracea var. oleracea cultivar TO1000 chromosome C6, BOL, whole genome shotgun sequence genomic interval TGCTTCCCCACTTAGATACCAAGATTTTGCCGGCTTACCGACTGGCGTATCATTTTTAAATTAATTCATTTAGACAATAATACAATTTTAGTTTCTGTTACAAAAGATTCTCCCTATGTGACAGATAGAGACGACACCTTTTTCGATTTTAGATAAAGACGAGACTTGTCTCTCAAATGGAGATTTTCTTTTTTGGACTTTTTTTCTACTTTCTTCTAAGTGGGAAACCGAGAGCTCTTCGAAGACCATTACAAGAATTCTTTTGACTGATTTTTTTTTTTTTTTTTTTTTTTTGAGAATCCTTCTCCATTTTGTTCTTTATAACTCTGCCTGGAGTGGCCCTGTGAATTTTCTCTGGCTGGAAGAATCTTCTGATTCTTGATCTGTTTAACAATAGAGTCAACGAGAGCACCCGCAACTTTCTAACGGGATCTGTTTTGGATCTTCATAGTCTGAGGCATAATTTGCTTTCCTACTGATTCTGGCTGGTAACGTGCACAGGATGATGGCTTGGTGCTTACGGAAGAAACGGTATGTGAAAGCTAAGCTCTCATGGAAGTCTAAGAAGAAAGACTTGTCTCCTTCAGGTAACTGGCAACCAGAGGATGACAGCGATGAAGGCAAGATCGTCTTCTTTGGAGGAAGTAACTATACCTTTGATTTGGATGATTTGTTAGCTGCATCCGCTGAAATTTTGGGGAGAGGTGCTTTTGGCTCAACCTACAAAGTAGCTGTGGATGATGATACAGCCACGGTAGTAGTGAAGAGACTGGAGAGGGTGGTAGTTGGAAGAAGAGAGTTTGAGCAAACAATGGAGATTGTTGGTAGCATCAAGCATGAGAATGTAGCTGAACTAAAAGCTTATTACTATTCCAAGAACGACAAGCTCGCTGTTTACAGCTATTACAGTAAAGGAAACCTCTTCGAGGTGTTGCACGGTAAGTTATCTTTGAATCCCCATTGTCGAAAACCCAAGAACTCAATCAACCTTTGCGCAGGTGAGAACGGAGTATCGCTAGATTGGGAGTCTCGATTGAGAATAGCGATTGGTGCAGCAAGAGGACTGGCTATTATACATGAAGCAGATGACAGGAAGCTTGTCCATGGGAACATCAAATCTTCCACCATCTTCATAGACTCGCAATGCAACGGTTGCATCTGCGATCTCGGCTTGACAGCCATCACGAGATCTCTCCCTCAGACTAGCGTTTGTTCTTCGGGTTATCACGCTCCGGAAGTAACAGACAGAAGAAAGTGCACACAGTTTTCTGATGTATACAGCTTTGGGGTAGTGTTACTGGAACTTCTAACAGGGAAATCTCCAGCGAGTCCGCTACCAGGAGATCTGGAAAACATGGACTTGGCTAGCTGGATAAGGTCAGTGGTGTCGAAAGAGTGGACCGGAGAAGTGTTTGACATAGAGCTAATGAAGCAAATAGGTATAGATGAAGAGATGGTTGAGATGTTGCAAATAGGTTTGGCTTGTGTTGCCTTGAACCCACAAGATCGACCTCATGCAGCAGAGGTTGTAAAGATGCTACGAGACATTCGAACACTTGATCCAGAGTAGTGATAGATAGCTTAAAAATGTCAATTCTCAAAGCATTATTTGATCATTACTACTGATTCAATTTGTATAACCAAACGCAAACAGAGATGAATTCGATTTCACAAGTTAACTGATTCCATACAACCACAGATTCTGAAAACATAAAGAAGATTCAGCGAATCCAAGACTACGCGTATGAAGCCAAACCGGAGGAGACGGGATCGATCTCGTTCCGGAATTGGAGGATCAGACAGGGCTAAGGAGCTGGAAGAGATGGGGCTTTGGATCGGAGTTCATGCCGATGATAATGATGAGAGGAATGAATCCGTAGTGAGTGGCGACTTTGGCCTTCTTGAGAGACCAGTTGCTCCATTCCTTGAGGAGCTGCAACTTGGATTTGTCATTGGAAGAGGAAGCTCCCTTTGATCCTTTCCCTTTTCCTCTAGGCTTCAACGAAAGTGTAGAATCCATGGTTTCCGATCTCACAGTTTCCCTTCTTCTCTCTGTGCGTAATTAACTGCACACACTTTTTATTTTTTTATCGAAGCCAAAACTTGGGGGTATCAAAATGGGTAAAAGTTAATGGGTGAACCCAAACCAATCCAAACCATAGATCAGATAGAATAATTAGGTACAAATGGATTAATGGTCTAATGGGTAAATGGACCTAGTGGATTGGATTAAACTGGTTTGGATTGTAAGGATAATGAGTTATTCATAACCAAACCAATAAAAATTTATAACAAATAAAAACTCAAATCAATAAACAAAAAAATAACCAAACCAAATTTCTAAACCAATTTTACTACACCAAATTTTATTTATTTGTTCATATATATAACTAAAAAATATGTTTCCGCCAAAACCGGAAACTCGTGTTTTCTCGTGAAAATCGTAAAATTGAATTTACTGCCAAAACTGTAAAATTGAGTTTTTCCGCCAAAACCGTAAAATTGAGTTTTCCCGCCAAAACCGCAAAATTTTGTTTTCCCGCCAAAACGGCAATATTGTATTTTCCGGCCAAAACCGACAGTGTTTTCTCGCCAAAACCGTAAAACTGTATTTCCTCTAAAACAGAAAATCTTGTTTTTCCACCGAAATGTTAAATAATTTTTTCTCACTAACATCACAAAATTATCTTCCTTGCTAAAATAATAAAATTGTTTCTAACACCAAAACCATATAATTGTATTTATCAAAAGTCTAAGTATTCTTTTTGTTTTCAGCCCCAAAATAATATTTTTACTTAGTAACCATTTGAATTATAAAATTATTGTTCATGGGTTAACCATTAAAACCATTAACTCATTAACTTAAATGAGTTATGGATTGATCCAATCCATATGTCAAATGAATTGGTTAAACCCATAACCCATATAAGTTTAAAACCATTTGGATATGGTTTGGTTTGGGTTGGTTTACCCATTTTGACACCTCTACCAAACCCCTAAACAATTAAGTCGCTTATAATAGATTTGCATTTATAATTGATAAAATTAAAAATATATATTATTAATTCATTTATTTTATTTAATAATATCAAAAAAATTAATTTTACATCCAGAAAATAAAATTTGATTTCTAAAATAAATTTACAATAAAAATATTTTATTTTAAAATAGTATTTCGGATTTAAATATAATTTAATTATATTTTAAATTAAAATATTATAATTAAATTATGTTTTATATTTAAAATATTATTTAAAAATAAATATTTTAATTATAAATTTTAAATAACATTTTTTCGATATAAACATAACTTTTGAAATTACTAAATAAATAAATTAATTATATATCTTTTTAATTTTTAATTTTATATATTTATATATATATATATATATATATATTAGAAATATATTTACTAGAAATAAATATATTTTATATTATATATTAATTTTAATAATAATTTTAAATATCATGATCATACTGCTCTACTAATCATTGTACTAAACAGTTTATCAAAATCATACAACATACTGATTGTATAGACTATATAGCATATTGATACTGCTTTATCATCTGCATCTGCTAGCTAATCATGATCCGGTCGTATAGAAGGTTTTCAACGACATTTTCTATAAACCTTTTTGTTGTTTTTCTTTTTCTTTTCAATTTTTTTTGTTAGGTCTTCATATTTTCAACCGAACTAAACTGATTAACTAAAATAAAAAGTATAATTATTGTTTTTATATTTTTTTTATTATAACTCCGTCAGACTGAATATTAAGAAAACTTAACATTATGTTACTGATCTAGTGGATCCTACGGATGCAAAAATTATTGAAAGTATTCCTTTAAGTAGGAATCAGCTTGAGGATAGGAATGGATGGCATTTTACTAACAATGGAAAATTTTCGGTTCAATCAGGTTATCAAGTGAAACGAGTATATCCTGATAAAGAAAAACCACCAGATTTTTATGGCCGGAGATCCGGAAGAATCAATAAACCATGTATTTTTTTAATGTCCCCCGGCACGCCAAGTGTGGGCATTATCCAAGATCCCGTCTTCTCCTAATATCTTTCCTATCACATCATTATTTGCTAATATGGATCATCTTTTTTGGAGATTTGAGCCAAAGATGGATGATCATCAGTTTGCATGGATTTTATGGTATATTTAGAAAGCCCAAAATAACAAAGTTTTTAGTAATCTGGATATTGATCTGAGGGACACTCTTCAATTAGCACAACTAGAATCATCACTTTGGACGGAAGCACCGGTGGGAAATGACCCAACGAGGGGCTTTCGGTACAGATCAGTCCTCCCCTAGCGACACCAGGTCGATGGTGCTTCGTAGATGGTTCATGGAAAGATAAGGACTCATATTCAAGGCAAGGCTGGTATAGTACTTTACCGGGGTTTGATAGTCTGTTAGGGGCAAGGAATGTAAGAGCATGTCTTTCACACCTTTATTCGGAGGTAGAGGCATTGATTTGGGCAATGAAATGTATGAAGAATTTAAGACAGTTTCAGGTAACGTTTGCAACAGATTGTTCTCAATTGGTGAAGATGGTTTCGAAACCAGAAGAATGGCCAGTATTCGAAAGCTATCTGGAAGACATCGAGCTTCTCAAAGGAAGTTTCCTCAACTCAGGCATCGTCCGTGTACCTCGGAAGGCGAACCTTCGGACGGATAGCTTAGCATGCAGTGCTAGGAAACAATCGTCCTTCGTCGTTCACCTGGATGCGGAGTTACCGATTTGGTTTACAGAGTCAATATGAATCTGTAAATGCTTTGCTGTCAAAAAAAAAAAAAATGTTACTGATCTCAAAGATAAGACAATGCCAAACGTAAAGAAAATCATAGCATTGAAAGCTATCTTAACGACGCCATTTTCACAAAGAATATCATGTTCTCATGATAAAATAGCTATAAAGGGACAACAAAAGAGAAGGAGAAAGAGAATGGTATCCAATATTCATATATTTAAACTATATACTTTTGGCACTCAATTGTATTCTAATATTCTTTGATCATCACAGTTATATGAGCTCGGAAGATCAATAACAAACATTTTGTCTATCGAAACCATCAATAAATATTCTTTTTATTTCTTTCTTCATACTTGCCTACTATGTTAGTTAACCCTAATCCAAAATTCTGAGTAAATTTTGAGTTCCATCATTTGGCACTAGGAAAAAAAAAAGAATCAACACAATAACCCTCTAAAAATTTCTACGTGAAACACAATATCATATTGGCTAGAGTAGATGCATCTAATGTAATAGGAACGAGAAATAACTCGAGCCAATAATTTAACTCAAACGTAAATCCCCTCACCCTGTAGGCTGGAAGACAACAGTTCAATCCGGACGGAACTCCTATCACCCCGTAAGCCAAAGGACAACTAATATGTCATGGATTTTACTCATTTTTAGCCATGATTTATATATATATTTAGAGTATTTTATATATAATTGGAGTCTTTTTAGAGACTTTACAAGTTCATGTACTCATTGGACATATTTGGAGCTTTGAAGAAAGCTCTGTTGAAAACATAAAGTCGGAGTCGACTATTGCAACAAACATCGATTGACGGATGACATGAAGCGTCGATCGACATCTTTCTCCGCGAGTTTAGTGATAATTTTAGAAAATTACAAGTTTTACCCAGAAGTTCCTAGATATTACATCACAAGTCCCTGACCACCTGTTAAGCTATTTATTAGGGTTTTTCTATTATACCTAGACACAGACTTTTAGAGAGATTACTTTTGAAGGCAGATATCTCTACACTTGTTAGGAGAGAGTTTACGATTGGAGAGAGAGATCTGAACTTCATACCAGAGAAGATCTTGAACTCCTTTGTTTCTTAATTACTATACTTTGTTTGCTTTTCATCTATTATATCTCAGTATTATTCAGACCATCATAATGTTTCTTATGAATATGTTTGAGTAGTCTTATTGTTAGATTTAGGGTTCTTCAAAGGTTGATCCATGTATTTCTGAAATGAATTGTTGTCAGGAAATTAAAATAGTTCTTCATCTAGTTATTCTTACTGATAAGTCTAGGCTTGATCACCCTGAACTTAGATCTTAGGATTAATTGGTGTAAGCGGAAGCTTGGTCTGTTACCTGAAACTAAACTAGTGTGATGATCAACACATCGACAGGTGTATTGATCGGTATTTTGGAAGGTGTATTAATCGATACTTATAAAGAAGCATTGATTGACACTTTCTAATGATTAACAAACAGAAGTTAAGATCTTAGATCTAGACATTAGATAATCTAAACAAACGGAAGTTGATAGAGTATAACTTAAGTTTGAGTTCAAGAACAATTAATATCCTTATAATCATGATAAACCACAAGATAAGCATACTTATCATACCTAAGAATTTACCTTAATCTAACTATTTACCTTTAATTGCTTACTACTTCAATCAACCAAACCGAACAACTACCTTGTTCACCAAACCTTAGTTCATTTACTGTTAAAACATTTTCATCTAGCTTTAATTCGAGAACTATAAAATCTATTGTGTAATCCTAGAGACTCTGTGAATTCGATCCCTAAATACTACAACTGAATTTCTTATTTGAGAAAGTAAAGTCACTCGTTAGGGTAATTTGAGTGACATCAACAACATCTCAACCTTGATTGAACTCAATCACCATGTCACCACCGGCAGCACCAATTCCCGATTATCCCATGTACCAATTGAATTACAAACTCTCCTTTTTTAAGGTACATGTCAACATGATGTCACTAGATTAGCAAACTCTATATCGTTTAGAGCAACTCACCCAAACCCAAGCCAACCAGCATGCGTAAACACTACAAGAAAACCTCAAGGATTCTGAGGGAAAAAATCGTCGGAATTTCGTCGGAATATCGTTATTCCGACGACATACCGACGAAACATGTCGTCGGAAATAATTCCTCGGAATTTATTTTTTCCTCGGAAATCCCTCGGAATTTTCCGTCGGAATTCCGAGGAAATAAATTTCCGAGGAAATTCCGAGGATCACTAGTTTGTCGGAAATGTCCTCGGAATATACCGAGGGAGAACTTCGTCGGTATAATTCCTCGGAAGTTCATCGATCGATGCGTTTTTGGACATATATACATCGATCGATAGGAGTATACCGACGGACATTTTCCTCGGTTTATTCCGAGGAACTTTTCCCTCGGTATATACCGAGGGACCAGTTCCTCGGAATTTTCCGAGGGACGGCTCCCTCGGAATTTTCCGAGGGATATGTCCCTCGGAATATACCGAGGGAAAAGTTCCTCNNNNNNNNNNNNNNNNNNNNNNNNNNNNNNNNNNNNNNNNNNNNNNNNNNNNNNNNNNNNNNNNNNNNNNNNNNNNNNNNNNNNNNNNNNNNNNNNNNNNNNNNNNNNNNNNNNNNNNNNNNNNNNNNNNNNNNNNNNNNNNNNNNNNNNNNNNNNNNNNNNNNNNNNNNNNNNNNNNNNNNNNNNNNNNNNNNNNNNNNNNNNNNNNNNNNNNNNNNNNNNNNNNNNNNNNNNNNNNNNNNNNNNNNNNNNNNNNNNNNNNNNNNNNNNNNNNNNNNNNNNNNNNNNNNNNNNNNNNNNNNNNNNNNNNNNNNNNNNNNNNNNNNNNNNNNNNNNNNNNNNNNNNNNNNNNNNNNNNNNNNNNNNNNNNNNNNNNNNNNNNNNNNNNNNNNNNNNNNNNNNNNNNNNNNNNNNNNNNNNNNNNNNNNNNNNNNNNNNNNNNNNNNNNNNNNNNNNNNNNNNNNNNNNNNNNNNNNNNNNNNNNNNNNNNNNNNNNNNNNNNNNNNNNNNNNNNNNNNNNNNNNNNNNNNNNNNNNNNNNNNNNNNNNNNNNNNNNNNNNNNNNNNNNNNNNNNNNNNNNNNNNNNNNNNNNNNNNNNNNNNNNNNNNNNNNNNNNNNNNNNNNNNNNNNNNNNNNNNNNNNNNNNNNNNNNNNNNNNNNNNNNNNNNNNNNNNNNNNNNNNNNNNNNNNNNNNNNNNNNNNNNNNNNNNNNNNNNNNNNNNNNNNNNNNNNNNNNNNNNNNN includes:
- the LOC106298611 gene encoding probably inactive receptor-like protein kinase At5g41680, which translates into the protein MMAWCLRKKRYVKAKLSWKSKKKDLSPSGNWQPEDDSDEGKIVFFGGSNYTFDLDDLLAASAEILGRGAFGSTYKVAVDDDTATVVVKRLERVVVGRREFEQTMEIVGSIKHENVAELKAYYYSKNDKLAVYSYYSKGNLFEVLHGENGVSLDWESRLRIAIGAARGLAIIHEADDRKLVHGNIKSSTIFIDSQCNGCICDLGLTAITRSLPQTSVCSSGYHAPEVTDRRKCTQFSDVYSFGVVLLELLTGKSPASPLPGDLENMDLASWIRSVVSKEWTGEVFDIELMKQIGIDEEMVEMLQIGLACVALNPQDRPHAAEVVKMLRDIRTLDPE
- the LOC106298612 gene encoding mitochondrial import receptor subunit TOM7-1 — protein: MDSTLSLKPRGKGKGSKGASSSNDKSKLQLLKEWSNWSLKKAKVATHYGFIPLIIIIGMNSDPKPHLFQLLSPV